One window of Marinobacterium aestuarii genomic DNA carries:
- a CDS encoding alpha/beta hydrolase: MIEQKISFQSDGLKLDGAFFTDAQNNDPKLPIVIVCSGFTGQKNIHPERYARAFTPKGFTVFGFDYRGFGESEGIRERVILEEQVRDIASAVAIVRQRADSEGRKVVLAGWGMAGGLILDAYRLCEGQVDALVSMNGFFDAVRVQKALRGEHGWKAFKQFMAEERLRLAEGGEPRGIDPFDIYPLDPVSREYVFSELVKAPGYGVTSSFDFADSLISFNPEAQLDARFSSVPLLIAHGAENDLHPVTEPKSLYAAYPGPKELFLLAGGGHTEWMLDENPLFIEFSGHVAQWIKTSV, translated from the coding sequence ATGATCGAACAAAAAATCTCCTTCCAGAGTGACGGCCTGAAACTCGATGGCGCCTTCTTTACCGACGCGCAGAACAACGACCCCAAGCTGCCTATCGTGATTGTCTGCTCGGGCTTTACCGGCCAGAAGAACATCCACCCGGAGCGCTATGCCCGTGCCTTTACCCCCAAGGGCTTCACTGTATTTGGCTTTGACTACCGTGGTTTCGGGGAGTCCGAAGGCATCCGCGAGCGGGTGATTCTGGAAGAACAGGTGCGTGATATTGCCAGCGCCGTCGCCATTGTGCGCCAGCGTGCCGATAGCGAAGGCCGTAAGGTTGTACTGGCGGGCTGGGGCATGGCCGGTGGCCTGATTCTGGATGCGTACCGTCTCTGTGAAGGCCAGGTGGATGCACTGGTGTCGATGAACGGTTTCTTCGATGCCGTACGGGTGCAAAAAGCGCTGCGTGGCGAGCACGGCTGGAAGGCCTTCAAGCAGTTCATGGCTGAAGAGCGCCTGCGCCTGGCCGAAGGTGGTGAACCCAGGGGTATTGACCCGTTTGATATCTACCCGCTGGACCCGGTCAGCCGTGAGTACGTTTTCTCCGAGCTGGTCAAGGCGCCGGGCTACGGCGTGACCTCGAGCTTTGATTTCGCTGATTCCCTGATCAGCTTCAACCCTGAAGCTCAGCTGGATGCGCGTTTTTCCAGCGTCCCCCTGCTGATCGCCCACGGCGCCGAGAACGACCTGCACCCGGTGACCGAGCCCAAGTCCCTCTATGCGGCTTATCCGGGCCCCAAGGAACTGTTCCTGCTGGCCGGTGGCGGTCATACGGAGTGGATGCTGGATGAGAACCCGCTCTTTATCGAGTTCTCTGGTCATGTGGCCCAGTGGATCAAGACAAGCGTCTGA